The nucleotide sequence atgcagactccatttAGAAAgtcccagggttggatttgaaccctgaactttcttgctgcaaggcaacagtgctacccactgcaccactgtgcagcctgcaGGTACCAAGTCCTGGTGGGAAATAAAACCAGCATCTCCATACAGCTTGGCTGCATAGGGAAGCATGAAGCACTCTAGaacttcctggtagacggctgcattgactgtgacttcagaaaacacagtggaccagaaccagcagctgacATGTCACCACAAACCATCCCTGACTACAAACTTCactctggacttcaagcaacatggattctgtgcctcttcaatcttcctccagactctggcacCTTGATCTCCAGgtaaaatgcagaatttactttcatctgaaaacaggactttggaccattgaGCTCCGGTCCAGCTCCTTTTCTCTTTAGCCCAGGTAAGACGCTTCTGAcgttgtctctggttcaggagtggcttgacaCGAGGAATGCGACATTCGTAGCCCATGTCTAGTATTCGTCTGTGTGGTGGCTCTTTCAACCCCGACTCCAGCCTtagtccactccttgtgaagtggttctccctgttgctggtgcaccttttccCAGCACACTTCTTACTTCCACacaattttctgttaatatgcttggaaaaaatagctttttcacagcattctcattttctgagacacggaatttttgggttttcattatttgtAAGCCACAATcttcaaaaatgtcaaaaaacaaaaacacaaaggcttggaatatatcactctatgtgtaatgattctatataatatatgagtttcactttctgagataactggcaaaaaatattgcacttttacacaatattccGTTTTTTAGCTGTACTAGTATATGATAAACACACATAAACTGATTCTTTGGCTAATGTGACCTGTTACTTGATGCActttaaacttttaatgttGCTGAACTGGATGTCATGCTGTGGTGTTGTGTTATAAGCAAGCAGAGAACCAAACCCAAGCATGATTTCAAGGGCAACGACATAACAGAAAGGGGGGgaaaggcaggaaaaaaagaaaataaaaatatgaaattagaGGATGTGGTCCGATGAGCACCACATACTCTAAGCACcttttgttgaattttttttaattggtctgatgcaatattctaatcttacatgttttgttttccttggcTGTAAGAGGAAACTCagcataattaacataaatgaagccttgaaaacatcagtctctATGCTATCAGTTTATACAATGCATTTCACtcagtgaattgagttactgaaataaatcaacttttcaatatttttacaaatgtattgaataaaactacaattttcttacAAAagagttcttcatatatatggAGTCATTGTGTTTAGTCATTTCTTTTAACCACAGTAAATACGGACGTTTTATATTTTGCTGTTTATTGCTCCTTGGTGTTTTCAGAGGGTGCTAAGCTTCATCAGCTGTAATAGTAATAGACTTTAGGAGCCTAAACAGAATAAAGCCGCTCAGGAATCAACAGGTGTGTGCAAAATGTTAGTTGAAAAgcaaactacattttgactaactttatttcttcttcaCACATTACGTAAGGTATAAGGTAAAGCATAattatagaataaaaaaataagaaaaatgataAACATTGTGAAAGGCAAATTTTCTCTGAGCCAATGTTAACATGTCTGAGGACAACAATGAAGTTAATGTTTTGTATAATTGCAAATTTCAGAATGTTCTCCAAAGCAGTGAAATTTGTCTCTtagcactttttttaaattttatttatccaCTTTGAAAAAGGGAAACTCTTTCCTCCGACTTTCTGGATCTATGAGCTGGCAAAGCCTCAAATTAATCCATGCTAAGAAGTCATTCAGATTTTCCCTGATGTTGTCTCGTTATGATCTCGTTATGATGTGGAGGCAGGcgttcctcctcttcctcgtctcCTGCTCTTTGGAAACTCACAAATGAAGAACAGGGTAGCCTCACACTCCACGTTATGCCATGTCCCAGTGCTGAGCAGCTGTACGCAGCTGGAGTTGGTGGCTGCAGGTAACCTGGGATGTAGCTGCTCCTCCTGGCTCCAAGCAGCAAACTCCCGCAGAGGGGTAGAGTCTGCATAAATATAACTTCTGGGTCCaacctttaagaaaaaaaacaaacaatatatcTAATTTATCATTCCACACAACCTGAAACGTGGCATCTCTAAAAGCAGCAGCATTGTCGCTGTGTCAGTCTTAGGTCCTAAACACTAACCGTGTCTTTGTTTTGAGCCTGCACGCCCACATAAACCCTCGTCAGCCCTGCCTGGCTGATGTAGTCTGCCATGAGACGGTTGATGCTGCTGGTTTTTGGCATGGCCAGGGTGCCTCCTCTTAGCATGCAGTTCATTGAAGCCTCTCTGAACCTCTTGGGCTCCTTCACAAGCAGGTAGTATTTTTCTCCTGCCTCCTTCAAGCCCAGGAGAACTGCACATTTTAGGACAATTTAGGAATTATTATACATTTACTACAATAACTGTGTGTTTCACATTCTAGAGCAGAAAATATTACATAATCAGCTGCCTTTGAGAGGCTGATGTAGTTTATCTATATTGTTTTAGAGtctttaaaggggcctagtcacatacTATGAGTTTATGAATTTCTACGGCAGGCGCTatctctggttgcatacaaaagGTTTTCCTATAAAATTATTGCACGCTGTTGgcttattattatattattttatctcagcgttttccactttgtttttgcttcctTTGCTTGTAAACAAAGCGTTTTGTGTACATTTACAATAACAAGACCATGTGACCAGAAGTGCGATATTGCACTACATGCAGTGAgtaaaaaaggagaagaaatggCGCCCACAGATGAAATACAAGACGTTATAATGacgttataatgaataatacaGTCCTAAGTATATGTTCATACTTAACTGTGAAAAGTAATGGCAGTAGATCTGGTGAGTACTGTAAATCGGTTCGTACCATTCCACGCAGCAcatgaatgaggcatcttctccgAATCGCCCCGCTGTGCCAcctccaatatggcggcgatgTGCAATTCAGCTCTCAATGAggcatatctatctatctatctatctatctatctatctatctatatctatctatctatctatctatctatctatctatctatctatctatctatctatctatctgtctgtctgtctgtctgtctgtctgtctgtctgtctgtctgtctgtctgtctgtctgtctgtctgtctgtctgtctgtctgtctgtttgtctgtatatatatatatatatatgtgtgtgtgattaAGCCAAGCGAGTCAACAATGTCCAGCAGCGGTGCAAGAAGAAAGTTAAAGTAACCCTATCCGCGTCGATCGGGTTGGTCTTTGACCACgctgagctgtcactttacGGCAAGACATTGCAGGAAGGTCAACTGGCTATAAAGGTGTGTTCACACTGAATGCGAACAAGGTGTATGGAGCGAATGACTTACATGTTATCCCTATGTAAAGGTGCGATCAGGAGAATGATGCGAGTCGAGTGACGTGAAGGGTGTGaataaatcaaagcaaaacTGCAAATATGTGCAGTGTAGGCGTGTCAAGAGCAAAGCGAAATTTCACCCGAGTTCAACAATCTGAACTTGTCTGTCAGTTTGCGTCACGTTAACCAATCAGGGACTGGATCTGGTCATGAGGCAGGTTGAATGAGCGCAGCGGAAGTGAAGCTTTTTGTCATTCAAATTGGAAGATACATTTCTATTGAGCACTGATCGATTTACTGATCAATTTACTGACCGAAGACAGATGGACAGGCGCTCTGCAGCGGGGATAGAGCGCATGTAGTTGGTCTCccggaggccaatctgtcccccGACGCGGGACAGCAGGTCTTCATGCTGGGTCCTGGACAGACGGAAGTACTGCTGGAAGCAACCGTGGTGATAGGTGGTGATACTCGCCGAACCGGGTGCGTCTCTCAaggatctggtggacccaggGACACTGGCTCCATAGTCCGCGCAAATATTTTACGAGAGAGGTGAGATGTCGAGCAACCAACAGAAGGCGAACAAAGCGAGAAATTTGCCTTGTTCACATTCGGTGTGAAGACAGCTTTACGGTAGTTGCGTCAATTGtcaccatcttgctttctgatagtccCATGGTACTGCTGGCAGAAGGCACagcaatgtttatgtctgccgATCGTGTCTGTTGCAAAACTGTTGTCAAGCTAAAAAAGGACTgagtaaaaactaaaaaaaaatacgtgactaggcccctttaattGTACACTCCATTCAGCagagaagaaaacaagaacaGGCAGGTTTGCGTTGTGTCCAAGATGATCAAACTTCATTGCAAGAATATGCTtggaaacacaaaaatatgtaaTGCAAAGCTTAAATGTGCAAAGATTTGTATGTAAAACCccagttataatcagatttaaaTCCTAAATAATGAAATCACATGGAACTTTGGTTTGATTCTATGATTATGTTTCTCCCAGTGCGCATAGCAAAGGTTTACAATTTCCCACTGACAACTCACCATTCTTCACAAACTTAACAGTGTTCCTCAGCTTCCCTAAGTTCTCATCAAGCTTTCCAACCACCTTTCTGTACCTCCCACAGTCACACGTTGCACCTGATGGACAAAAAAGCATTAACACAGCCTACTGGATTTATTAAATGGTCGTAAGAATTGGCCTGTAGCTCCGGTTTGATAAACTGTTGAATGATGTTTGTAAGAAAGTACATAaggagaacaaaagaaaaaagacagatgagTAAGATTCAAAGTTGTGCTAGAGACCAATTTCAAGCAtgtatacagtcatattcattaaattaaaatatgcatttctaagaggcttgtttgttgctttttttcaagATGTACTTTTATTCTGACAGCCTTCAAGCTGcttttaaacatacttttcattaaggtCCCTttactggatgaaaaatgtagcctttctattggtctgatgcaatattctaatcttaaatgcagtgtttttattagctggaggtggggaaaaaaatcataattaatagaaataaatgctttaaaacatcatcagtctgtgttaatctatataatgtgtttctctAAGTGAATtgtgttactgaaataaattaactttcaataatattatatattatttcaataatattctatatgattgaatatgactgtataagTAACCTGGATTTTCCCTCCCGACAGATTTCTTTTCCCAGAAATACTTTCTCCAGTCTGGaatctttatttttccatttacaCAAAAGCATGGTTaaaaaactgtctcaaaaaaaaaaaaaagataagcaaaactatttaaaattttccttaCCAGCTTTTCCTTTAAGCCCGACTGGTCCATTGAAACCTTTAGGACCTTTGTCACCTGAAGAGGGACAACATCACAGAGGCTCAGCCATTTTTAAGAAATAGTCCCGGTGGAAGTATTAATATCTTTTGGACATGTAAAAAATTCACAGGCAttttaaaagtgaaagaaaaaaacgaaacaaaacaaaacaaaaatattaggcTTAGGTGTTTTCCCAATTTCACCAACAGATGGCAGTGTCACACTTAAAGAAACTGCTCTCTATTGCAGATTTACTTAGGGGTTGAAGCATGGTACTGCATATTACATTAATTGCTCCAACATAATCTACAGCTCTTTAACACTAATATGAACTATTTTAATGTGGAAGTGCTGAAActgtttaatttcattttgttgatgtctagaACTAAAgcccatgcatgcatgcatgcatgcagcagcagcaccacagTGGAAATTAACCCAAGTGGCAGTTGCAGGTTTTGGGGAAGTGATTTGCAGTACAAACATCACATTGGCTAATAGATGAGGAACAGTCAGAACGGTGGCATGCTATACCTGTACAGGTCTGTTTggcctggagggggggggggaggttacAGTTGGACGCTCCTCACATAAATATGATAAGCTCACTGGATTTAAACACCGTCGTTTGATGTTTGAATCCCAGCGATGTTAACCAATGTTATCTCCAACCACATGCCACGCACAGTCTTGATGCTCTTAGCCGTTAATCACAATACTGTCATTCATTTCCTTTGGACAAACAAAAAGGGGCACATAGATGTCTGAAATTGCAGCAAATAGCAGCTATTTCTACCCACGTATTGCTATAAACTGTCAAGACTCGGGTGTTAACATAGGTTAGGCCTGTGCAGATGTGGAAATTCAACCCATTTTATGAGTGAGTGAGGGTGTATTAACGTGCCATGAAACAGtggttgttttagtttttaacacCGCTGTGGTTGGCATTGTCCTGGTTTTGTGTTGTTTCCACCCCCAGGTGTTTTATGAGCTGTGGGGCTTCCAGTCTCATTGTTAATCCAAAATTGTGACCTCACCCCTTCTCTGAGATGGCTGATGTAGTCACTTTCCTGTAAGAGTATTAAACATAATGAAGACAGAGAACAGTGCATGTCTAGAAAGGCAGGGGAACTCGActgcctgtaaaaaaaaataggaataaagACACCCTGGTCAATGCAACAGCCTGAGTTTATACTGCGGGGATTAAGGTTTTCAGTCTTTTGATGTCACGCCTTAAACCTTAAACATACGCCTCTCTTTATGGGTACCATTTGTACTTTAAATCACTTAATGAACCATTTTAAAgctatattttcctttttgttttacacttGGGACTAAT is from Fundulus heteroclitus isolate FHET01 chromosome 3, MU-UCD_Fhet_4.1, whole genome shotgun sequence and encodes:
- the colec10 gene encoding collectin-10, whose product is MSRLCGLLVFLSGFCYIFASSEVCTNSLIPGAKGDQGEAGEQGEEGKLGKNGPPGLPGVPGEPGLKGEVGPAGKMGPIGEKGDKGPKGFNGPVGLKGKAGATCDCGRYRKVVGKLDENLGKLRNTVKFVKNVLLGLKEAGEKYYLLVKEPKRFREASMNCMLRGGTLAMPKTSSINRLMADYISQAGLTRVYVGVQAQNKDTVGPRSYIYADSTPLREFAAWSQEEQLHPRLPAATNSSCVQLLSTGTWHNVECEATLFFICEFPKSRRRGRGGTPASTS